The Candidatus Acidiferrales bacterium genome has a segment encoding these proteins:
- a CDS encoding aminotransferase class I/II-fold pyridoxal phosphate-dependent enzyme has protein sequence MRIEAFELERWQSVWENRVELNIAESGVEPLSARELIEDSGDMARVLDARLGYPQTNGSEELRSRIAALYPRAKSENVLLTCGGAEANYVVAWGLIERGDEVVFMQPNYMQVAGLARGFGAEVKPWWLREELKWAPDADELTRLVTPKTKLIAICNPSNPTGAVLSDSAMDAICASAEKVGAWILADEIYRGAEFSGRTTASFYGRYERTLCTAGLSKAYGLPGLRTGWVIGPGEMIEKLWGYHDYTSIGPTMLTDRIASIALAPERHAWLLDRTRRILRENYPVVGDWLAGHADLFTHVKPSAGAIAWIGLREKWNSASVAEALRARKGVLLVPGEQFAMPGYLRIGFGENVSKLWQALLRFDEWIAEGAQT, from the coding sequence ATGAGGATCGAAGCGTTCGAGCTGGAGCGCTGGCAATCGGTTTGGGAGAACCGCGTCGAACTGAATATCGCGGAGAGCGGCGTCGAGCCGCTCAGCGCCAGGGAGTTGATCGAGGATTCAGGAGATATGGCGCGCGTGCTCGATGCGCGGCTTGGCTACCCGCAAACGAATGGCAGCGAAGAATTGCGCTCGCGCATTGCGGCGCTGTATCCGCGCGCAAAATCTGAAAATGTTCTGCTGACATGCGGCGGCGCGGAGGCGAATTACGTCGTGGCATGGGGATTGATTGAGCGTGGCGACGAAGTGGTCTTCATGCAGCCCAATTATATGCAGGTGGCCGGCCTTGCGCGCGGATTTGGCGCGGAAGTGAAGCCGTGGTGGCTGCGCGAGGAATTGAAGTGGGCGCCGGACGCGGACGAACTGACGAGGCTCGTGACACCGAAGACGAAGCTCATCGCCATTTGCAATCCGAGCAATCCCACGGGCGCGGTGCTGAGCGATTCCGCGATGGATGCGATCTGTGCCTCTGCCGAGAAAGTTGGCGCGTGGATCTTGGCCGACGAGATTTATCGCGGCGCGGAATTCAGCGGGCGCACGACGGCGAGCTTTTATGGGCGTTACGAACGCACGCTTTGCACGGCGGGCCTTTCGAAAGCCTACGGCTTGCCGGGATTGCGCACCGGATGGGTCATTGGCCCGGGGGAAATGATCGAAAAACTTTGGGGCTATCATGACTATACGAGCATTGGACCGACGATGCTGACGGACCGCATTGCGTCAATTGCGCTCGCGCCGGAGCGGCATGCATGGTTGCTCGATCGCACGCGGAGAATTCTGCGAGAAAATTATCCGGTGGTCGGCGATTGGCTCGCCGGGCACGCGGATTTATTCACGCACGTGAAGCCGAGTGCAGGCGCGATCGCGTGGATTGGACTGCGCGAGAAGTGGAATTCCGCGAGTGTCGCGGAGGCTTTGCGCGCCCGGAAAGGCGTTCTGCTCGTTCCCGGGGAGCAATTCGCGATGCCGGGGTATTTGCGAATCGGATTTGGAGAGAATGTCAGCAAGCTTTGGCAGGCGCTTTTGAGGTTCGATGAGTGGATTGCGGAAGGAGCGCAGACATAA
- a CDS encoding Crp/Fnr family transcriptional regulator — MKAPYGLEIIESCVACPHLQERVFCNLPPSALQRLSAITSPSSYPKGATLFVEGQTARGVFILCNGRVKLSTSSADGKTLIVRIADPGEILGLPATVTGKPYELTAEVVEPAQANYISRPDFLGFLRENGDAALRVAQQLGETYHGAIAEMRSIGLAHSAGEKLARFLLDWSASHGKGKNEIRVKLTLTHEEIAQMIGASRETVTRLFSDFKKKKLLQVNGSTLIVRDRAGLESVAGN, encoded by the coding sequence ATGAAAGCCCCGTACGGCTTGGAAATTATCGAAAGCTGCGTGGCTTGTCCTCACCTGCAAGAGCGCGTGTTTTGCAATCTCCCGCCATCAGCTCTGCAGCGTCTGTCGGCGATTACGTCCCCCTCCTCCTATCCCAAGGGAGCCACACTGTTTGTGGAAGGGCAGACGGCCCGAGGCGTTTTTATTTTATGCAATGGACGCGTGAAACTTTCGACCTCTTCGGCGGATGGCAAGACGCTAATCGTGAGGATCGCGGATCCTGGTGAGATTCTGGGTTTGCCGGCCACGGTTACGGGGAAGCCCTATGAACTGACCGCGGAGGTGGTCGAGCCGGCGCAGGCGAACTATATTTCTCGACCCGATTTTCTAGGTTTTCTTCGCGAGAATGGCGATGCCGCTCTTCGCGTTGCTCAACAACTGGGCGAAACTTATCATGGCGCTATCGCGGAGATGCGTTCCATTGGACTAGCCCATTCTGCCGGTGAAAAGCTGGCCAGATTTTTGCTGGATTGGAGCGCCAGCCACGGAAAAGGGAAGAACGAAATTCGCGTGAAGTTGACTCTGACGCATGAGGAAATTGCCCAGATGATCGGAGCCTCTCGCGAAACAGTGACGCGGCTCTTCAGCGATTTTAAGAAGAAAAAACTCCTGCAAGTCAATGGCTCAACGCTTATCGTCCGCGACAGGGCAGGGCTCGAAAGCGTGGCTGGCAACTAG